Proteins from a single region of Candidatus Binatia bacterium:
- a CDS encoding cupin domain-containing protein, translating into MQKRVIRAAEHGWEGVDPTGYTPDAPGTGVARHTLVGSRKGDPSESGPQMELRYFEVQPGAASRLEKHEHEHYVIVRTGIGYAVIGDTVTEIAPNDVIYVGPLELHQFVNRGATPFGFYCFVDTCRDFSQAPTDEELARLEASPAGAVAKPFAVPPPAKR; encoded by the coding sequence ATGCAGAAGCGGGTCATTCGGGCGGCCGAGCACGGCTGGGAGGGCGTCGATCCTACGGGCTACACTCCGGACGCCCCCGGCACGGGAGTGGCGCGCCACACGCTCGTGGGAAGCCGCAAGGGCGATCCGAGCGAGTCCGGCCCGCAGATGGAGCTGCGTTACTTCGAGGTGCAGCCCGGTGCCGCGTCGCGGCTCGAGAAGCACGAGCACGAGCACTACGTCATCGTTCGCACCGGGATCGGCTACGCCGTCATCGGCGACACCGTCACCGAGATCGCGCCCAACGACGTGATCTATGTCGGCCCGCTCGAACTGCACCAGTTCGTCAATCGCGGCGCGACGCCGTTCGGTTTCTACTGCTTCGTGGACACGTGCCGCGACTTTTCGCAGGCGCCGACGGACGAGGAGCTAGCGCGTCTGGAGGCCTCTCCCGCCGGCGCCGTCGCAAAGCCGTTCGCGGTGCCGCCTCCCGCGAAGCGCTAG
- a CDS encoding TonB-dependent receptor, with product MLPMLAAAVCCLVGGNVHTPTGAPVAHARVTLRGPASATLATDAKGNFSVQLPAGRYDLTVSAPGYVTVTVNTGALHDGSRVDVVLEPADTPKLRTIGQVTVNGGFTLDRNVIPTMDVSRAQMDALGYTQVLEALQQVPSVVIQHPDSGAETAPAVVSLRGPDPSEAMVTLDGQQLNDGNTGDIDLSQFAVPAFNAVSVSEGLGPTDAEGSNTFGGAVNFESLRPTLDDHLNFSGSVGSYGTTQSWLNATGTIGKLGYAVAGDDFHQSGQVDQYSSVVPANNLPIYCGPATPTKTPNCPVYTHLGSTISALLGLVNLDYNFSQRSDLGFRVFSLGDNRDESAALNGIAGNPTCVFSGPGSACAFSPSPSSPNGVANPVFGDHVGQGSAAFAQSIRAYDAYGRAPLGSGTLLADFYADSDNIDFEGGTASPYDVSHSDTRYNEGLSWGRTFDESEFAFGGYSRQESLAGLGIPNTLSQSITSYFFRGAQQIGKSLRISGGLYDANYSTFGNTLNWRLGLSQDLGSSSVVHASAGTGFRAPLLIERYFFPPVLVNGKLAPNPNAGPEDSNCVVPNGNPAERPEHATEYELGFSHLFSSTSNLDVSFYRSNLRDTIENYYPDGGAKSFCNTPLGFAYVIPVNIGNAVYEGAEARYKQLFPRLNLTATFSYGLNVAYPYALGPFVSNPTSGGTLIADQQFLGVPQQQGAASFIWARNGWHASSAFTFAGKNNTLHQPSYTLVDAAIGRNFGHLDFTLAATNIFNAVSGPFTLYDAGVPYRGLYAGTNNTQYLADIPTDALFVQPAAVKFIFTVHE from the coding sequence ATGCTGCCCATGCTTGCCGCCGCCGTGTGCTGTCTGGTGGGCGGAAACGTTCACACGCCGACCGGCGCGCCGGTCGCGCACGCGCGCGTGACGCTGCGTGGGCCGGCGAGCGCGACGCTGGCTACCGACGCGAAGGGGAACTTCTCGGTGCAGCTGCCCGCGGGCCGCTACGACCTCACGGTATCGGCGCCGGGTTACGTCACGGTCACCGTGAACACGGGGGCGCTTCACGACGGCTCGCGCGTCGACGTCGTGCTCGAGCCGGCCGACACGCCGAAGTTGCGCACGATCGGTCAGGTGACGGTCAACGGCGGCTTCACGCTCGACCGCAACGTGATACCGACGATGGACGTTTCGCGCGCTCAGATGGACGCGCTCGGCTACACGCAGGTGCTCGAAGCGCTGCAGCAGGTTCCCTCGGTCGTCATTCAGCATCCCGATTCGGGCGCGGAGACGGCGCCCGCCGTCGTGTCGCTGCGCGGTCCCGATCCGTCCGAGGCGATGGTGACACTCGACGGTCAGCAACTCAACGACGGCAACACCGGCGACATCGATCTGTCGCAGTTCGCCGTTCCTGCGTTCAATGCGGTCAGCGTGAGCGAGGGCCTCGGCCCGACCGACGCGGAGGGAAGCAATACGTTCGGCGGCGCGGTCAACTTCGAGTCGCTGCGCCCGACGCTGGACGATCATCTCAACTTCTCCGGCTCGGTCGGCTCCTATGGCACGACGCAGAGCTGGCTCAACGCGACCGGCACGATCGGCAAGCTGGGTTACGCGGTCGCGGGCGATGACTTTCATCAGTCGGGACAGGTCGATCAGTATTCCTCGGTAGTTCCCGCGAACAACCTGCCGATCTACTGCGGGCCCGCCACGCCGACCAAGACGCCGAACTGCCCGGTCTACACGCACCTCGGCTCCACGATCTCCGCGCTGCTCGGGCTCGTCAACCTCGACTACAATTTCTCGCAGCGCTCCGACCTCGGGTTTCGCGTGTTCTCGCTCGGCGATAATCGCGACGAGTCGGCGGCCCTCAACGGAATCGCCGGGAATCCGACGTGCGTCTTTAGCGGCCCTGGCTCGGCGTGCGCGTTCTCGCCGTCGCCGAGCTCGCCCAACGGCGTCGCTAACCCCGTCTTCGGCGATCACGTGGGTCAGGGGAGCGCGGCGTTCGCGCAGTCGATCCGCGCATACGATGCGTACGGGCGCGCGCCGCTCGGCTCGGGGACGCTGCTCGCCGACTTCTACGCCGACAGCGACAACATCGACTTCGAGGGCGGCACGGCATCACCGTACGACGTCTCCCATTCCGACACGCGCTACAACGAGGGCCTGTCGTGGGGCCGGACGTTCGACGAAAGCGAGTTCGCTTTCGGCGGCTACAGCCGCCAAGAGTCGCTCGCCGGGCTCGGCATCCCGAACACCCTCTCGCAGAGCATCACTTCGTATTTCTTCCGCGGCGCGCAGCAGATCGGCAAGAGCCTGCGCATCTCGGGCGGCCTGTACGACGCGAACTATTCGACGTTCGGCAACACGCTGAACTGGCGCCTCGGCCTCAGCCAGGATCTGGGCTCGTCGAGCGTCGTCCACGCCTCGGCCGGGACGGGGTTCCGCGCGCCGCTGCTGATCGAGCGCTATTTCTTCCCGCCGGTGCTCGTCAACGGAAAGCTCGCGCCCAATCCCAACGCCGGGCCGGAAGACTCCAACTGCGTGGTTCCCAATGGCAATCCGGCGGAGCGGCCGGAGCACGCGACCGAGTACGAGCTCGGCTTCTCGCACCTGTTCTCGAGCACGTCGAACCTCGACGTTTCCTTCTATCGCTCGAACCTGCGCGACACGATTGAGAACTATTATCCCGATGGCGGCGCGAAGAGCTTCTGCAACACGCCGCTCGGCTTCGCGTACGTGATCCCGGTCAACATCGGCAACGCGGTGTACGAGGGCGCCGAGGCGCGCTACAAGCAGCTCTTTCCGCGGCTGAACCTGACCGCGACGTTTTCCTACGGTCTCAACGTCGCGTACCCGTACGCGCTGGGGCCGTTCGTCTCGAACCCGACCTCCGGCGGCACGCTGATCGCCGATCAACAGTTCCTCGGCGTCCCTCAGCAGCAGGGGGCCGCCTCTTTCATATGGGCGCGCAACGGCTGGCACGCGTCGAGTGCGTTTACCTTCGCCGGCAAGAACAACACGCTGCACCAGCCGTCGTACACGCTGGTCGACGCGGCGATCGGGAGGAACTTCGGACATCTCGACTTCACTCTGGCCGCGACGAACATCTTCAACGCGGTCTCCGGCCCGTTCACGCTGTACGACGCCGGCGTCCCGTATCGCGGCCTCTACGCCGGGACGAACAACACCCAGTATCTGGCCGACATCCCGACCGACGCCCTGTTCGTCCAGCCGGCAGCGGTAAAGTTCATCTTCACCGTGCACGAATGA
- a CDS encoding sulfurtransferase, with protein MPFTTIVSPEEVHARLHDSGVVIFDCRHSLADFALGRRLYDEAHVPGAFFASVEDDLAGSKTGRNGRHPLPDPDTFARFLRGVGADDDTQIVAYDAGADMFAARLWFLCRWIGHDATAVLDGGFAAWTARGYPVTAAPSEPQHEGSLTVHLRPELVVDAAFVREHLGDPSMQLLDARAMERFSGETEPIDPVGGHIPGARHRWFKDNFAPDGALKSREQLREEFASAGLDAAHTVHQCGSGVSSAVTLLAMAHAGLDGSRIYNGSWSEWVADPTRPIAKGP; from the coding sequence GTGCCGTTCACGACGATCGTCTCGCCCGAGGAGGTGCACGCGCGTCTGCACGACTCGGGCGTCGTAATTTTCGACTGCCGCCACTCGCTGGCGGACTTCGCCCTGGGGCGGCGACTGTACGACGAAGCGCACGTTCCGGGCGCGTTCTTCGCGTCGGTCGAGGACGACTTGGCGGGCTCCAAGACCGGGAGGAACGGCCGCCATCCGCTGCCCGACCCGGATACGTTCGCGCGCTTCCTCCGCGGCGTGGGCGCGGACGACGACACGCAAATCGTCGCCTACGATGCCGGCGCTGATATGTTTGCGGCGCGCCTGTGGTTCCTCTGCCGCTGGATCGGACACGACGCGACGGCGGTCCTCGACGGCGGCTTCGCCGCTTGGACGGCACGCGGATATCCCGTGACGGCCGCGCCGTCGGAGCCGCAGCATGAGGGCTCGCTGACCGTGCACCTGCGCCCGGAGCTGGTCGTCGACGCCGCGTTCGTGCGCGAACACCTCGGCGATCCGTCGATGCAGCTGCTCGACGCGCGCGCGATGGAGCGCTTCAGCGGCGAAACCGAACCGATCGATCCGGTCGGCGGACACATCCCCGGCGCGCGGCACCGTTGGTTCAAAGACAACTTCGCCCCGGACGGCGCGCTCAAGTCGCGCGAGCAGCTGCGCGAGGAGTTCGCGAGCGCCGGCCTCGACGCGGCGCACACGGTACATCAGTGCGGTTCCGGCGTCTCGTCCGCGGTAACGCTGCTCGCGATGGCGCACGCCGGTCTCGACGGCTCGCGCATATATAACGGATCGTGGAGCGAGTGGGTCGCCGATCCCACGCGGCCAATCGCCAAGGGGCCCTAA
- a CDS encoding EVE domain-containing protein, giving the protein MPRYWLMKTEPSAYSFEQLRKDGTTPWTGVRSFQARNNMMEMRLGDLGLFYHSSIAEPAAVGTCKVVREAYPDFTQFDRASEYFDGRAKPDKPIWFMVDVKYVEAFPHPVTLAQMRAEPRLVGMALLRRGQRLSVQPVMPHEWKIVLELSRG; this is encoded by the coding sequence ATGCCGCGGTACTGGCTCATGAAGACCGAACCGAGCGCGTATTCCTTCGAGCAGCTGCGCAAGGACGGCACGACGCCGTGGACCGGCGTGCGCAGCTTCCAGGCGCGCAACAACATGATGGAGATGCGCCTCGGCGACCTCGGCCTCTTCTACCACTCGAGCATCGCCGAACCGGCCGCGGTCGGCACGTGCAAGGTGGTAAGGGAGGCCTATCCCGACTTCACGCAGTTCGATCGCGCGAGCGAGTACTTCGACGGCCGCGCGAAACCGGACAAGCCGATCTGGTTCATGGTCGACGTCAAGTACGTCGAGGCATTTCCGCACCCGGTAACGCTCGCGCAAATGCGCGCCGAGCCGCGGCTCGTCGGCATGGCGCTGCTGCGCCGCGGCCAGCGCCTCTCGGTGCAGCCGGTGATGCCGCACGAGTGGAAGATCGTACTGGAGCTATCGCGCGGTTAA
- a CDS encoding TonB-dependent receptor, with product MAVRCALVLLAWVCTALCGPLPACAQAPATAGVTGKLADASGRPVAGARLELRGPQAYTTTSDSAGGFSVQNAVPGTYALRASKPGYQAVTQSGLVLSAGIVLTVSLTLPLATLQTIASVKSAGGGPHFNATTASVAVVTQRNFTDQAQTQVTQVLNQIPGVQISLPGGSTNGAAPGSVTVPTIRGAASYETASLIDGHPLAVATFGDYITSYLSSFMFGSVEVVKGPGSDALEVNNAINGTVNFRTLDPTATPVPAYSVGFTTNGGQYANVGLQASTPDGRLGYVFDVSVVDDPSALNGKRVLIDPTNGVLGGPNGKSLSGSPSYSNVGTTESNIQTGYSLLACCYTLTSNFNNTSELLKLRYQITPSIAATVSYLDGQTFADQNGNTGNITNAQFLPGSGYSGALHPGAQQVMYLFPGAPNNEVDNEPIFQAEVSSALGNDTILARYYHASLYRETQQGTGPGIPDTYPLTLYGSSSGFSKPFNGRTAPIDFQDYFNESELDKLGGWSFQYQHPFGQNTLTFGVDQNTTQAQAYEVSTFTNVFIPQGSSQLFTTLQAHANLQLTPTLTAMLADYANVYRSTYATNCPFSFGFSNCAIDGSNVTFATTTTSHNDPRFGFVWQPRSSLAVRFAGGSAIAPPYLDLLGQVTAPSALWDTQTGIATQTKNSGQLRPETAFGYDLGADYRWHDGWTVLSGDIYENDLFNHYFGETLYSGLTCGQVSYPCLDSGGKKAPSDTPIYYALNTNISNFRFEGIELQLQRRPPLGWGFTLSGALLKGYVYNLPQYFYCSTPGPHCQYNQNLNILANENLNGEGVGSVSFSPYFGFGSTIGALNTRIPYAQGNAALSYSFRNGAFVMLGTTYYGNNNSLNEPPFGYGYFTVRYPFSPGLALQISGNNIWNAWPGVVPIYGGGIAIPLANGGTAATLGNVLGPANWTFLLTAR from the coding sequence ATGGCGGTGCGCTGCGCGCTCGTGCTGTTGGCTTGGGTCTGCACGGCGCTCTGCGGTCCGTTACCGGCATGCGCGCAGGCGCCCGCGACGGCGGGCGTAACGGGGAAGCTCGCCGACGCGTCGGGCCGGCCGGTCGCGGGAGCGCGGCTCGAGCTGCGCGGGCCGCAGGCTTACACCACGACCAGCGACAGCGCCGGCGGCTTCTCCGTACAAAACGCGGTGCCCGGAACGTACGCCTTGCGCGCGTCGAAGCCAGGGTATCAGGCCGTGACGCAGAGCGGGCTCGTGCTCTCCGCCGGCATCGTGCTCACCGTTTCGCTGACGCTGCCGCTGGCAACGCTGCAGACGATCGCGTCGGTCAAGAGCGCGGGGGGCGGCCCCCACTTCAACGCTACCACGGCATCCGTCGCCGTCGTCACGCAGCGTAACTTCACCGATCAGGCGCAGACGCAGGTGACGCAGGTGCTCAACCAGATTCCCGGCGTCCAGATCTCGCTGCCCGGCGGGTCGACCAACGGCGCGGCGCCCGGCTCCGTGACCGTACCGACGATTCGCGGTGCCGCGTCCTACGAGACGGCCTCGCTGATCGACGGTCACCCGCTGGCCGTGGCCACCTTCGGCGACTACATCACGAGCTACCTCAGCAGCTTCATGTTCGGCAGCGTCGAGGTCGTCAAGGGCCCCGGCTCCGACGCGCTCGAGGTCAACAACGCGATCAATGGCACCGTCAACTTTCGCACCCTCGACCCGACCGCGACGCCCGTTCCGGCGTACAGCGTCGGCTTCACGACCAACGGCGGCCAGTACGCCAACGTGGGCCTCCAGGCGAGCACGCCCGATGGTCGCCTGGGCTACGTCTTCGACGTGTCGGTGGTCGACGATCCGTCGGCGCTCAACGGCAAGCGCGTGCTGATCGACCCGACGAATGGCGTTCTCGGCGGCCCGAACGGAAAATCGCTCTCCGGCTCCCCGAGCTACTCGAACGTCGGGACGACCGAGAGCAACATCCAAACGGGTTACTCGCTACTGGCCTGTTGCTATACCTTGACGAGCAACTTCAACAACACATCCGAACTGCTGAAGCTTCGCTATCAGATCACGCCGTCGATCGCCGCGACGGTGAGCTATCTCGACGGCCAAACCTTCGCCGATCAAAACGGCAACACCGGAAACATTACCAATGCGCAGTTTCTGCCGGGAAGCGGCTACTCGGGGGCGTTGCACCCCGGCGCCCAGCAGGTGATGTATCTCTTTCCCGGCGCGCCCAACAACGAGGTCGACAACGAGCCTATTTTCCAGGCGGAGGTGAGCTCGGCGCTGGGCAACGACACGATCCTCGCGCGCTACTACCACGCGTCGCTCTATCGCGAGACGCAGCAGGGAACCGGCCCGGGTATCCCCGACACGTATCCCCTCACGCTCTACGGCTCGTCGAGCGGCTTCTCGAAACCATTCAACGGCCGGACCGCGCCGATCGACTTCCAAGATTACTTCAACGAGAGCGAGCTCGACAAGCTCGGCGGATGGTCGTTTCAGTATCAGCATCCGTTCGGGCAGAACACGCTGACCTTCGGCGTCGACCAGAACACGACGCAGGCGCAGGCCTACGAGGTGTCGACCTTCACCAACGTCTTCATCCCGCAGGGCTCGTCGCAGCTCTTCACGACGCTGCAGGCCCACGCCAATCTCCAGCTGACGCCGACGCTCACGGCGATGCTGGCGGACTACGCCAACGTCTATCGCAGCACGTACGCGACCAACTGCCCCTTCTCATTTGGCTTCTCGAACTGCGCGATCGACGGCAGCAACGTGACGTTCGCGACGACGACGACATCGCACAACGACCCGCGCTTCGGCTTCGTGTGGCAGCCGCGCTCGAGCCTGGCCGTTCGTTTCGCCGGCGGCAGCGCGATCGCGCCGCCATACCTCGACCTGCTCGGTCAGGTCACCGCGCCCAGCGCGCTGTGGGACACGCAGACCGGGATTGCAACCCAGACGAAGAACAGCGGCCAACTGCGTCCCGAGACCGCGTTCGGTTACGACCTCGGCGCCGACTACCGGTGGCACGACGGCTGGACCGTGCTTTCCGGCGACATCTACGAGAACGATCTCTTCAACCACTATTTCGGGGAGACGCTCTACAGCGGGCTGACGTGCGGTCAAGTCTCCTATCCGTGCCTGGACTCGGGTGGTAAGAAGGCGCCGTCCGATACGCCGATCTACTACGCGCTGAACACCAACATCAGCAACTTCCGCTTCGAGGGAATCGAGCTGCAACTGCAGCGGCGCCCGCCGCTGGGCTGGGGCTTCACCCTCTCGGGCGCGCTGCTCAAAGGTTACGTCTACAACCTGCCGCAGTACTTCTATTGCAGCACGCCCGGTCCGCACTGCCAGTACAATCAGAACCTCAACATCCTCGCGAACGAGAATCTCAACGGCGAGGGCGTCGGCTCGGTCTCCTTCTCGCCGTACTTCGGCTTCGGCAGCACGATCGGCGCGCTCAACACGCGCATCCCCTACGCGCAGGGCAACGCAGCCCTATCCTACTCGTTCCGCAACGGCGCGTTCGTGATGCTCGGCACCACGTACTACGGAAACAACAACTCGCTCAACGAGCCGCCCTTCGGCTACGGCTACTTCACCGTCCGCTATCCATTCTCGCCGGGGCTGGCGCTGCAGATCTCGGGCAACAACATCTGGAACGCGTGGCCGGGCGTCGTTCCGATCTACGGTGGCGGGATCGCCATCCCGCTGGCCAACGGCGGCACGGCCGCCACGCTGGGCAACGTGCTGGGCCCGGCCAACTGGACGTTCCTCTTAACCGCGCGATAG
- the ppk1 gene encoding polyphosphate kinase 1, whose protein sequence is MITEPKPAQATIPAVSLDDPSYYISRELSWLEFNDRVLEEALDARNPLLERLKFVAIYGTNLDEFFMIRVAAIKQQIEAQVVRRSEDGRTPPEHLEAISQKLRASLPQQMRVLNEDLLPAFEREGIRLLRVSELDEETQAALAATFDETVFPVLTPLAVDSGHPFPYISNLSLSLAVELEETTREGVELHFARVKIPPTLPRFVPVEGGPAGERRFVLLEDLIAHHLDVLFPGLHVRDSYLFRVTRDADLDLQEDEADDLLRAIESELRRRRFGEPVRLEVERGMPEYMREFLCNSLDLEPVDCYEIEGLMALSDLWQIANLSGYEQLRDKPFLPAIPKRLIGATDVFAQIREGDILLHHPYESFDPVIQFLQQAAEDEKVLAIKATLYRTSGKNSPIVRALLTAAENEKQVAVVIELKARFDEENNIEWARRLERAGAHVVYGFANQKVHAKSTLVVREDDDGLRRYMHFGTGNYNEKTARLYTDLSLFTCRPELGTDDAQLFNALTGFSKVTDYEVLWVAPVTLHRELISRIDRETEHARAGRRAGIRAKINALTEIEVVRALYRASQAGVPIDLLVRGMCVLRPGVPGVSENIRVRSIVGRFLEHSRMYVFENGGNLETHIASADWMGRNLDRRVELAVPVLDPVMSETLTSHILTILLSDNVKSRELQTDGSYRRLSPGPGEMPVDAQRVFLTQAQALG, encoded by the coding sequence ATGATTACCGAACCCAAACCGGCGCAGGCAACGATTCCCGCCGTCTCGCTGGACGACCCGTCGTACTACATCAGCCGCGAATTGTCGTGGCTGGAGTTCAACGATCGCGTGCTCGAGGAGGCCCTCGACGCGCGCAATCCGCTTCTCGAGCGCCTGAAGTTCGTGGCGATCTACGGGACGAACCTCGACGAGTTCTTCATGATTCGGGTCGCGGCGATCAAGCAGCAGATCGAGGCGCAGGTCGTGCGGCGCTCGGAAGACGGCCGCACGCCCCCCGAACATCTCGAGGCGATCTCGCAGAAACTGCGCGCGTCGCTGCCGCAGCAGATGCGCGTGCTCAACGAGGATCTGCTGCCGGCGTTTGAACGTGAAGGCATCCGGTTGCTACGCGTGAGCGAGCTCGACGAGGAGACGCAGGCCGCGCTCGCGGCCACATTCGACGAGACCGTCTTTCCGGTGCTGACGCCGCTCGCCGTCGACAGCGGGCATCCGTTTCCGTACATCTCGAACCTCTCGCTCTCGTTGGCGGTCGAGCTCGAGGAGACTACGCGCGAGGGCGTCGAGCTGCACTTCGCGCGCGTGAAGATCCCGCCGACGCTGCCCCGCTTCGTCCCGGTCGAAGGCGGACCGGCCGGCGAGCGGCGCTTCGTTTTACTCGAGGACCTGATCGCGCACCACCTCGACGTTCTCTTCCCGGGGCTGCACGTGCGCGACTCGTACCTCTTCCGCGTCACGCGCGACGCCGACCTCGACCTGCAGGAGGACGAGGCCGACGATCTGCTGCGTGCGATCGAGTCGGAGCTGCGGCGCCGGCGATTCGGCGAGCCGGTGCGCCTCGAGGTCGAACGCGGCATGCCGGAGTACATGCGCGAATTTTTGTGTAACTCACTCGACCTCGAGCCCGTCGACTGCTACGAGATCGAGGGGTTGATGGCGCTGAGCGACCTGTGGCAGATCGCGAACCTGTCCGGCTACGAACAGCTCCGCGACAAGCCGTTCCTTCCCGCCATTCCGAAGCGCCTCATCGGTGCCACCGACGTCTTCGCGCAGATTCGCGAGGGCGACATCCTGCTGCACCACCCGTACGAATCGTTCGATCCGGTCATCCAGTTCTTGCAGCAAGCGGCCGAAGACGAGAAGGTGCTCGCGATCAAGGCGACGCTGTACCGGACCTCGGGAAAGAACTCGCCAATCGTCCGGGCCCTGCTAACGGCGGCGGAAAACGAGAAACAAGTCGCGGTCGTCATCGAGCTCAAGGCGCGCTTCGACGAAGAAAACAACATCGAATGGGCGCGGCGGCTGGAGCGCGCGGGCGCCCACGTCGTCTACGGATTCGCGAACCAGAAGGTGCACGCGAAAAGCACGCTCGTCGTCCGCGAGGACGACGACGGCCTGCGGCGCTACATGCACTTCGGCACCGGCAACTACAACGAGAAGACGGCGCGGCTCTACACCGACCTCAGCCTCTTCACGTGTCGTCCGGAGCTGGGCACCGACGACGCGCAGCTCTTCAACGCGCTCACCGGCTTCTCGAAGGTCACCGACTACGAGGTGCTGTGGGTCGCTCCGGTGACGCTGCACCGCGAGCTGATCTCGCGCATCGACCGGGAGACGGAGCACGCGCGCGCCGGCCGGCGGGCCGGGATCCGCGCGAAGATCAACGCGCTGACGGAGATAGAGGTCGTGCGGGCGCTCTACCGCGCCTCGCAGGCGGGCGTCCCGATCGACCTTCTCGTGCGCGGCATGTGCGTGCTGCGGCCCGGCGTGCCGGGCGTGAGCGAAAACATCCGCGTGCGCAGCATCGTCGGGCGCTTCCTCGAGCACTCGCGCATGTACGTCTTCGAGAACGGCGGCAACCTCGAGACGCACATCGCCAGCGCCGACTGGATGGGCCGCAACCTCGATCGCCGCGTCGAACTCGCCGTTCCCGTTCTCGACCCGGTGATGTCCGAGACGCTGACGTCGCACATCCTGACGATTCTTCTGTCGGACAACGTGAAGAGCCGCGAGCTGCAGACGGACGGCTCCTACCGGCGCCTCTCGCCGGGTCCGGGCGAGATGCCCGTCGACGCGCAGCGGGTCTTCCTAACGCAAGCGCAAGCTCTGGGTTAA
- a CDS encoding ABC transporter permease yields the protein MPQLWAHVAQHLSLSSAALALALFAGLPLGVLAAESAGLRGGVLALAGVGRTLPSLAVLMLLLPWLGVGVAPAVVALALLAIPPIVISVDVAIRGVPAAALDAAAGMGMTPLQRFARVVVPLALPVSLAGLRTAATETIASATLATFIGAGGLGDDIVRGLQTDDAPLLFTAAAVVAALALGADLALSAAGRLAVPRT from the coding sequence ATGCCCCAGCTGTGGGCGCACGTCGCCCAGCATCTGTCGCTCTCGAGCGCTGCGCTCGCCCTCGCGCTTTTCGCCGGGCTACCGCTGGGCGTCCTCGCGGCCGAGTCGGCGGGGTTGCGCGGTGGCGTGCTGGCGCTGGCCGGCGTCGGTCGCACGCTCCCCAGCCTCGCCGTGCTGATGCTACTGCTTCCGTGGCTCGGCGTCGGCGTGGCTCCGGCCGTGGTCGCGCTCGCGCTGCTTGCGATTCCGCCTATCGTCATCAGCGTCGACGTCGCCATTCGCGGCGTACCGGCGGCCGCGCTCGATGCCGCCGCCGGCATGGGCATGACGCCGCTTCAGCGCTTCGCGCGCGTCGTCGTGCCCCTCGCGCTGCCGGTCTCCCTTGCCGGCCTGCGTACCGCCGCGACCGAGACGATTGCGAGCGCGACGCTCGCGACCTTCATCGGGGCCGGCGGACTCGGCGACGACATCGTTCGCGGATTGCAGACCGACGACGCCCCGCTGCTCTTCACCGCCGCCGCGGTCGTCGCGGCGCTCGCGCTGGGTGCGGACCTCGCGCTGAGCGCGGCGGGCCGCCTCGCGGTGCCGCGGACGTGA
- a CDS encoding BolA family protein has protein sequence MIDNDALERLIRAQLPDAEVGIFDRTGTMDHFNLTVRSHAFKGKTLIEQHQLVYGALKPALKDGRVHAVELKTIVAEQ, from the coding sequence GTGATCGACAACGACGCCTTGGAGCGGCTGATTCGCGCCCAGCTGCCCGACGCCGAGGTCGGCATCTTCGACCGCACCGGGACGATGGATCACTTCAACCTGACCGTGCGCTCGCATGCGTTCAAGGGAAAGACGCTGATCGAACAGCATCAGCTCGTCTACGGCGCGCTGAAACCCGCGCTCAAAGACGGGCGCGTTCATGCCGTCGAACTCAAAACGATCGTCGCAGAGCAATAA
- a CDS encoding glutaredoxin domain-containing protein translates to MSNELKDEIAQEIAANAILVYGKGTKTAPRCGFTLETIEFFDRFGYPFEVIDVLENVRKREALAEMTNWPTLPKVFIAGTFYGDTDILGPMAESGELQTKLAEAFGTTAPAKQTINLR, encoded by the coding sequence ATGTCGAACGAATTGAAGGACGAGATCGCCCAGGAGATCGCAGCGAATGCGATCCTCGTCTACGGTAAGGGCACGAAGACCGCGCCGCGCTGCGGCTTCACTCTCGAGACGATCGAGTTCTTCGACCGGTTCGGCTATCCGTTCGAGGTCATCGACGTGCTCGAGAACGTGCGCAAGCGCGAGGCCCTCGCGGAGATGACGAACTGGCCGACGCTGCCGAAGGTCTTCATCGCCGGCACGTTTTACGGCGACACCGACATCCTCGGACCGATGGCAGAGAGTGGCGAGCTGCAGACCAAACTCGCGGAAGCCTTCGGCACTACGGCGCCGGCGAAGCAAACCATCAACTTGCGCTAG